One Carassius gibelio isolate Cgi1373 ecotype wild population from Czech Republic chromosome A7, carGib1.2-hapl.c, whole genome shotgun sequence DNA window includes the following coding sequences:
- the LOC128017132 gene encoding NEDD8 yields the protein MLIKVKTLTGKEIEIDIEPTDKVERIKERVEEKEGIPPQQQRLIYSGKQMNDEKTAADYKIQGGSVLHLVLALRGGRVQQHPSSLLTSM from the exons ATGCTGATTAAAGTCAAG acactcaCTGGCAAAGAAATCGAGATCGACATCGAGCCTACAGACAAG GTGGAGAGAATAAAAGAGAGAGTGGAGGAGAAAGAGGGAATCCCACCCCAGCAACAGAGACTCATCTACAGTGGAAAACAGAT GAATGATGAGAAAACGGCAGCTGATTATAAGATCCAGGGGGGCTCTGTGCTGCATCTGGTTCTTGCACTGAGAGGTGGGCGGGTCCAGCAGCATCCCAGCAGCCTCCTCACATCTATGTAA
- the LOC128017131 gene encoding GMP reductase 2, with protein MPRIENDIKLDFKDVLLRPKRSTLKSRSEVDLMRSFTFRNSKGSYRGIPIIAANMDTVGTFEMALALHQFSLFTAIHKHYDVDDWKEFAAKHPECLQSLAVSTGTSDGDFEKLGAIVSAVPQIHYICVDVANGYSEHFVNFVKDVRQKFPTHTIMAGNVVTGEMVEELILAGADIIKVGIGPGSVCTTRKKTGVGYPQLSAVIECADAAHGLGGHIISDGGCTCPGDVSKAFGAGADFVMLGGMLAGHSESGGEIIEKNGKKYKLFYGMSSDTAMKKHAGGVAEYRASEGKTVEMPYKGPVEMTVKDVLGGVRSSCTYVGAGKLKELSRRTTFIRVTQQLNTVFGNDN; from the exons ATGCCACGCATTGAAAATGATATCAAGCTCGACTTCAAGGACGTGCTGCTTCGACCCAAAAGAAGCACTCTCAAATCTCGCAGTGAG GTGGATCTCATGCGCAGTTTTACATTCAGAAACTCAAAGGGCAGCTACCGTGGGATTCCCATCATAGCTGCCAACATGGACACCGTGGGGACTTTTGAAATGGCCTTAGCCTTACATCAG tttagtCTATTTACAGCCATCCATAAGCATTATGATGTGGATGACTGGAAGGAGTTTGCAGCCAAGCACCCAGAATGCTTACAG AGTTTAGCAGTCAGCACGGGGACGAGTGACGGGGACTTTGAGAAACTGGGGGCCATCGTGTCTGCTGTACCTCAGATTCATTACATATGTGTGGATGTGGCCAATGGCTACTCTGAACACTTTGTCAACTTCGTCAAAGACGTGAGGCAGAAGTTCCCCACGCACACTATCATG gcCGGCAATGTGGTCACTGGAGAGATGGTTGAGGAGCTGATTCTTGCTGGTGCTGACATCATCAAAGTGGGCATTGGACCAG GTTCTGTGTGCACCACTCGTAAGAAAACTGGTGTGGGTTATCCTCAGCTGAGTGCAGTCATTGAGTGTGCTGACGCTGCACACGGTCTGGGTGGACACATCATATCT GATGGGGGTTGCACCTGCCCAGGCGACGTCTCAAAAGCATTTG GTGCGGGAGCTGACTTTGTGATGCTGGGAGGAATGCTTGCTGGCCATTCTGAGAGTGGGGGCGAAATCATAGAGAAAAACGGCAAGAAGTACAAACTGTTCTATGGCATGAGCTCAGACACGGCCATGAAGAAGCATGCAGGAGGCGTAGCAGAGTACAG ggCATCGGAGGGTAAAACAGTTGAAATGCCTTACAAAGGGCCTGTGGAGATGACCGTGAAAGATGTGCTGGGTGGAGTTCGTTCCAGCTGCACATATGTGGGTGCTGGCAAGCTGAAAGAGCTGAGTCGTCGTACCACCTTCATTAGGGTGACCCAACAACTCAACACAGTGTTTGGGAATGATAATTAA
- the LOC128017133 gene encoding low-density lipoprotein receptor-related protein 10: protein MSASLSLCVLAVLFLSVPCTLELVYGAGHCDHSTKILQSRQGEIRNSAHRGWPSRPFNCSWLITSKVGERVIISFSQFNMKCGQEWVSVVPLTGSPSKFCGSQLPAPFEMSGGNVTVTHHFFPHFYPVTGFRLSYIKDSGPCFSGEFECYSERCLPASWRCNGRVECLGVGDELGSDEDGCDDISSKSPIDVCGGYLDAFYGSFTPPVQTGRPVECVWTVDPQDSRPLKLELQQLELGPRDKIIIKDQSHGTGNIIKTISSVSNNKAVEVESHTGLLSLIYHMEPSLEGRGFNATYRIKDYCFPWEELCGGSMGGCYSTKQRCDGHWDCPETGLDEEGCWGCQAGHFLCGKGGIQTGQPICFSIHERCNYQLNCADGTDERECTICQPGTFHCDSDRCVFESWRCDGQVDCKDGTDELNCTVTLPRKVITAATVGSLVCGLLLVIAMGCTCKLYSLRTREYSMFAPISRQEAELIQQQAPPSYGQLIAQGVIPPVEDFPTENPNESASLSLRGILQLLSQDNASSLRRRRRPRFVRRAMRRLRRWGLIPRSAPRPTQTTTSSSQQTEAANSSAEPSQSSPGVSSVATEAASQSLPQKLALSLQTETQQQAEAPLFSPPPPFPVQLIEVTETQQTPPVAVPPSSPSLASLFQSLGRSISRFRPSPSPSLTSLPLSASPSFSSSSSDDEVLLIPLSDDTTSEDDVPMLT from the exons ATGTCTGCTTCCCTCAGCCTTTGCGTTTtagctgttttgtttttatcag TTCCTTGCACTTTGGAGCTGGTCTACGGTGCCG GTCATTGTGATCATTCAACCAAAATACTACAGTCCAGACAAGGAGAGATTCGTAACTCTGCCCACCGTGGCTGGCCTTCCCGTCCATTTAACTGCAGTTGGTTGATTACCTCAAAAGTTGGGGAGCGGGTCATTATCAG TTTTTCCCAGTTCAATATGAAATGTGGGCAGGAATGGGTGTCCGTGGTTCCTCTCACTGGCTCTCCATCCAAATTCTGCGGTTCCCAGCTTCCAGCACCATTTGAGATGTCAGGGGGAAACGTTACAGTGACACACCACTTCTTCCCTCATTTCTACCCAGTAACAGGGTTCCGTCTTTCATATATTAAAG ACTCGGGTCCCTGTTTTTCAGGCGAGTTTGAATGTTACAGTGAACGTTGTCTCCCGGCATCATGGCGCTGTAACGGAAGGGTTGAATGCCTTGGCGTGGGTGATGAGCTTGGCTCTGACGAGGACGGATGTGATGACATTAGCTCTAAATCACCCATAGATGTATGTGGAGGATACTTGGATGCGTTTTATGGTTCATTTACTCCCCCTGTACAAACTGGACGTCCGGTGGAGTGTGTGTGGACGGTTGACCCCCAGGACTCGCGACCACTCAAATTAGAGCTTCAGCAACTGGAGCTGGGTCCTCGAGACAAGATCATAATCAAAGACCAGTCCCACGGGACAGGCAATATCATTAAAACA ATCAGCTCTGTGTCCAATAACAAAGCAGTGGAGGTGGAGTCCCACACCGGCTTGCTTTCCCTGATTTACCATATGGAGCCTTCATTGGAAGGGCGGGGCTTTAATGCCACCTATCGCATTAAGGATTACTGCTTTCCGTGGGAGGAGCTTTGTGGAGGATCAATGGGTGGCTGTTACAGCACAAAGCAGCGTTGTGACGGACACTGGGACTGTCCTGAAACGGGCCTGGATGAAGAAGGATGCTGGGGCTGTCAGGCTGGGCACTTCCTCTGTGGGAAGGGAGGAATTCAAACGGGACAACCAATCTGCTTCTCGATTCATGAGCGTTGCAACTACCAGCTGAATTGTGCTGATGGGACTGATGAAAGAGAATGTACCATCTGTCAACCTGGGACATTTCACTGCGACAGTGACAG gtgtgtgtttgagagCTGGCGCTGTGATGGACAGGTGGACTGTAAGGATGGCACAGATGAGCTTAACTGCACTGTGACCCTGCCCCGAAAAGTTATAACTGCAGCTACCGTTGGAAGCCTAGTTTGCGGACTTCTTCTAGTCATTGCAATGGGCTGCACCTGCAAGCTGTACTCCCTACGCACTCGAGAGTACAG CATGTTTGCACCAATCTCTCGTCAAGAGGCTGAACTGATCCAGCAGCAGGCCCCGCCCTCTTATGGTCAGCTGATTGCTCAGGGAGTCATCCCACCAGTGGAAGACTTCCCTACTGAGAACCCCAATGAG TCTGCCTCACTCTCCCTGAGAGGAATACTGCAGCTCCTCAGTCAAGACAATGCTTCCTCTCTACGGCGAAGACGCAGGCCCCGGTTTGTCCGCAGAGCTATGCGGCGCCTGCGAAGATGGGGCTTAATTCCTCGGTCTGCCCCCAGGCCGACACagaccaccacctcctcctcccaACAGACAGAAGCGGCTAATTCTAGCGCTGAGCCCAGTCAGTCAAGTCCTGGAGTCTCCTCAGTGGCTACAGAGGCAGCCAGTCAGTCCTTGCCTCAAAAACTGGCTTTATCcctacagacagaaacacagcagCAAGCGGAGGCTCCTCTTTTTTCTCCCCCACCTCCTTTTCCTGTCCAGTTAATCGAAGTCACAGAAACACAACAGACCCCACCCGTCGCTGTCCCCCCAAGCAGCCCTTCCCTGGCATCTCTCTTCCAGAGTCTTGGGCGGAGCATTTCCCGTTTCCGACCCTCCCCCTCGCCGTCCCttacttctcttcctctctcagcaTCCCCCTctttttcctcttcctcctctgatGATGAAGTGTTGCTGATTCCTCTCTCTGATGACACAACCTCTGAAGATGATGTGCCCATGCTAACATGA